One Cellulomonas soli DNA window includes the following coding sequences:
- a CDS encoding phosphate ABC transporter ATP-binding protein encodes MTAEHMTAEQAAADRTVVLPAVLPPGSPAGVAHALTVSPRTPPAVVPSHGLAELRAREVSAWFGSHHVLDRVSLTMPAGQVTALIGPSGCGKSTFLRILNRMHELVPSAALAGEVLLDGHDLYDPSRRVTQARRDVGMVFQKPNPFPAMSIRENVLAGLRLTGVRAGAADKAMLVESSLIRAGLWREVRDRLDAPGGGLSGGQQQRLCIARALAVRPRVLLMDEPCSALDPTSTRVIEETIGELASQVTIVIVTHNMQQAARVSQQCAFFLASQGLPGVVVEHGDTGAMFSVPQDERTEAYVSGRFG; translated from the coding sequence ATGACGGCAGAGCACATGACGGCAGAGCAGGCGGCGGCAGACCGGACGGTCGTGCTGCCTGCCGTCCTGCCGCCGGGTTCACCGGCCGGGGTCGCGCACGCCCTGACGGTCTCGCCGCGGACGCCGCCGGCGGTGGTGCCGTCGCACGGTCTGGCCGAGCTGCGGGCACGTGAGGTGTCGGCGTGGTTCGGCTCCCACCATGTGCTCGACCGAGTGTCGCTGACGATGCCGGCCGGGCAGGTGACCGCGCTGATCGGCCCGTCGGGCTGCGGCAAGTCGACCTTCCTGCGGATCCTCAACCGCATGCACGAGCTCGTGCCGTCGGCCGCGCTGGCGGGTGAGGTGCTGCTCGACGGCCACGACCTGTACGACCCGTCGCGGCGGGTGACGCAGGCGCGTCGCGACGTGGGCATGGTCTTCCAGAAGCCGAACCCGTTCCCCGCGATGAGCATCCGTGAGAACGTCCTGGCCGGACTCCGGCTCACCGGTGTCCGGGCGGGTGCGGCGGACAAGGCGATGCTCGTGGAGTCCTCGCTGATCCGCGCAGGTCTGTGGCGCGAGGTCCGTGACCGGCTGGACGCCCCGGGCGGTGGGCTCTCGGGTGGGCAGCAGCAGCGCCTGTGCATCGCGCGGGCGCTCGCGGTCCGGCCGCGCGTGCTGCTGATGGACGAGCCGTGCTCGGCGCTCGACCCGACGTCGACGCGGGTGATCGAGGAGACGATCGGCGAGCTGGCCTCGCAGGTGACGATCGTGATCGTGACCCACAACATGCAGCAGGCGGCGCGGGTGTCGCAGCAGTGCGCGTTCTTCCTGGCCTCGCAGGGTCTGCCGGGTGTCGTCGTGGAGCACGGGGACACGGGTGCGATGTTCAGCGTGCCGCAGGACGAGCGCACGGAGGCCTACGTCTCGGGGCGCTTCGGCTGA